Part of the bacterium genome, AGTCATTGTGGGCAACAGTGTAATCACGCCGCAGAGCATCTTTATCCTCCGGTATTAAATAAGGCGTTACGTCATACATATAATACGGTGAGAGGTCAGGTCTAGAAGTACCGATAGCTACAAAACCGCCTTTAACAAAAGTATCGGTGTATTCTACACCTGCACGAACTCCAAAAAGACGTGGCATGATTTACTCCTCCGGCGATTCTCCGCCCGGCTCGCGGCAGTCGGGCGCCAGGCCCTTCGAGATGCACCACAGCCGGTCCAGCTCCCCCTCGGGCAAGGGCGTCGCCCCGCCCAGCGACAACGCCAGCCACGCTATCCTCGCGTAGTGCTCCACCGTCTCGAGGCGATGGTAGGCCTGGGTGAGGTCCGCGCCCAGGGTCAGGACGCCGTGGTTGGCTAAAAGGAATGCGTCGGCCCCGCCCAGGTGCTCCTCGATGGAGCGGGCCAGCTCCTCCGTGGACGGCGTGGCGTAGGGGGTGAGCGGAATTTCGCCGCCCACGGCGAGGATGATTTCGGGGAGGATGTTCGGCGGCAGCCCGCGCCCGCTGACGGCGAAGGCGGTGGCGTAGGGGGGGTGTGCGTGGCAGACCGCGCCCACGTCGGGCCGCCGGGAGTAGGCGAAGAGGTGCAGCTTGGCCTCGCTGGTGGGTTTACCGCCGCCCTCGATCTTCCGCCCGGACTCGTTCACGACGACGACGTCGTCGGGCGTGAGGAAGCCCTTGCTCACCCCGGCGACGGAGACGGCGAAGAGCCCGTTGTCGAGCCGCACGGAGATGTTGCCGTCGTTGGCGGCCACCATCCCCCGGGCGTACATGCGCCGCCCGACCTCGATGATTTCCCGCTTGATCCGGTAGAGCTCGGGCAACTGCGCTCCTGGGTTCACATCCGCGTCCATGCTGAATCGGCGTGCGGCATGGGATTTTACCCCCGCAAGCCGTTATGTGTCAATTCGAAACGAAATTTTCCCCCAAAACTGACAGGAAAAAGGTAAAAAAAAGACCCT contains:
- a CDS encoding class II aldolase/adducin family protein, producing the protein MPELYRIKREIIEVGRRMYARGMVAANDGNISVRLDNGLFAVSVAGVSKGFLTPDDVVVVNESGRKIEGGGKPTSEAKLHLFAYSRRPDVGAVCHAHPPYATAFAVSGRGLPPNILPEIILAVGGEIPLTPYATPSTEELARSIEEHLGGADAFLLANHGVLTLGADLTQAYHRLETVEHYARIAWLALSLGGATPLPEGELDRLWCISKGLAPDCREPGGESPEE